The stretch of DNA CAACACGCCGCGGTGTCGAcagacgcgcgcgtcgctcgcgcgggtgaccaaccacgacggcgacgtcgtggtcatccccgagctccgcgcggtgtACGTCGACATCGTCAAGGCCGCGTCCGAGTCCATTCgctcggcgctcgaggacaACTTCCACGCCAGCTGGAGCGCGGATTTGGGACAGTACAAGCATCCGGTCACCGGTAGACCGCAAAGGAGCAGCACGTCCTACCTCAccgacgacgtgctcgccAACTACACCTTCTTCACCTTCGTCAGGGACCCCAACACCCGGTTCCGGTCGTCGTACGAGCAAGCCATCTGCAGGGAGCGATGCACGCTGTGcaccgcgaggggcgcgggtaCCATGTACACGCCGACGATCGCCGAGATCACCGCCTTTTTACAGGGAAGGTTGATGCATTTCTACGGCGACATCGCGCTGAGGGGTGAGAGGTCGGATGAGATTACGCTGCAGGAGGCGTGGGTGGACGAGCACTTCGAGTCACAGATTCTTCGGCTGAGCGGCGCGACCAAGGATGGCACGCCGGTGCCTTTGAACTTCGTGGGGCGGGTGGAGAGCTTCGAGCACGATTGGGCGCGACTCATGGACCACCTCGGAGTCAAGGAaggggacccgcggcgggtcacGCCGGGTCACCAGGAGCACGCGTGCGACATCCCGGAGCGAGGTAAGGTCGTGCAGAGgcagcgcgcgtcgccggtgaccaCGCTGGAGAAGGTGGCAGTCGCGGCGCTGTACCACGACGACTTCGAGTGCCTGGGGTACCACAAGCCGAAGATCTGAGACGTGTAGGGAGAAGCCGCCATTAGGGCATTAGCATTCCAGATTGTAGTCGCGCAGCCGAGTGCCTGCATCGTAAACACGTcttcccgcggcgctcggcaaAGGGACTGACTGGTGGTAAATCGCGATTTATTAGGGATCTGGCGTCACTCGGAGTCGCACGGTGCCACGGATCACAGGATCATGGCGTCCTGGAAGGATGGACTCGAGGGTCTTCGCGAAAGAAATGTGACAGAGCTCGCATGCGTCATGATGTCCTCCCAGAAGCCCCCGTACTCCGCGGAGGtcctggaggaggcgcgcaaGTCCGCGAGGAAGGTGGAGGGCGGGTTCGCGAGCAGGAGCAAGCACGCGAAGGAGTACGCGGCCAAGGTGGCTGCGAAGAAGGGCGACCTGGTCAAGAAGATCGTCAAGGTGATGCCCGAGGGAGTGCAGAAGGAACACTACCAGGAGgcgatcgccaccgcggcgatgatcgacaaggcggcggccgaggcggaagCCCAGGCGAAGACCGAGGTGAAGCCGGAGGTGAAGGTCGAGGTGAAGCCGGAGGTGAAGGTCGAGGTGAAGCCGGAGGTGGAGACGGAGGCCAAGCCCATGGACGTTGACCCACCGTCGCAGCAGCCTTCGTCCCAGGGTACCATCCTTCGGCAGCCGtccgacaccgccgcggcgatggcgcaggTCGAGAAGGAGCCCCTCATCAAGACGATCCTTCGAAGAGTTCTGGAACGCCACGAGATCAAGTACCACCTCTCaacgctcgagctcgacgccaagAGGAAGTACTCGGCCAaagccgcgtccgcggtaTCTCACGCGATGAAAAAGTACAACGAGCACGTggaggcgaggaacgcgaagCTTCCACCCGCGCAGCGCAAGCCGGGCCTGGGAGaagcggcgctcgtcgagcacATCACCTCGCAGGCGCACAAGATGTTGCTCGCCAAGTtgaaggaggcggccgagcccaagaaggaggagccccccgccgcgcccaagcccggcgacgcgtcgttcgtgcccgccgcgcgtccccccgGGATGGAGGGCAAGAGcttcgacgacctcgtccaGTACTGGAAAcggctcggcgagctccgggTCGCGTACCTGCCCCGGGTCAGGCAGACCCTCCCGATGCTCCAGAAGTACAGCAGGGGCGTCGGTCAGGTGGCGGCAAACGCGGAAAACTTCGCGAAGATGACCGAACACACGCTGATTCCACTGCTGTCGCAGACGGCGGATGAGCCGATGATGACGGCCAAGTTCACCATGGACGAgctggcggcgctcgagggacACGTGAAGAAACTGGTGGCACTCGCGGGTGGCCGCGGGGTGAACGAggtgcccgcgcccgcgcccgcggcgcccaaaccggcaccggcggacgaggcgaccgcgggtgATACCAAGAGGAagcgcgacggggaagaggaggaggatggggaaGGCGGCGACCGGAAGCGGGCCAAGACGGAGGACGcaccggagccggagccggagccggagccgatGCCGgccccgcgtgcgccgtcCGCGTTCACGGGTCTcacgtcgtgcgcgccggatcacgcgcacgcgcagcccgcgccgccgatgccgtccgcgctcgagggtACGTCCGAGAAGAGGCCGCCCGGGAAGAGCGTCGGTTGCCcagtcgccgcggaggagggagagctcgtcgcggcggcggtgtacTCCAGCGACGATGTGTCGTACTGGGCGCCGGACGGGGAGCTgctgcggcgcgcgctggaAGGGGAGGTGatcgcggggacgacgaaaTCGGCGGCGATGTTCAAGGCGTTTGAGGAGCTGAAGGAGGTGTTCTCGTCGGCGTGAGGGCGAGCCGAAAGTGTTCATTCTAATAACACGCGATTCTAATAAATAACGCGGCTTCTAGCTTGCTATCGACGACTAACAGGCGGTCACGCATCGTCCGGCACGTACGGCTTGTCCGGCGCGTGCATCCAGACGTGGTCCCTCAGCTGctgcggcgacgtgcgcgtgaTCTCGTCGAGCTTTACGCCGCTGCGGTAAAACGAAAACGTGGGCGTGAACCTGATGTCCTTGCCGGTTTCCGGTAGGGTgtccacgtccgcgaggacgaAGTGCGCCtccgggtgccgacgcgccgcggcaccAAACTCCGGGAGCATCATCGGGCAGTGTTTGCaccacgcggcgccgtatTTGACCACCACCAGCGCGCCATTCTTGCCCTTCTCCCAGAGCGTCCTACCGAATTGATCTTCCCCGCGCACCGCGCTCAGGTTGCCTCCGGCTTCCGGCATGCCacccagcgcgccgcccatTTTCTCGGCCATGGCGGAAAGGAGTGCATTAGCGGCTTCATCGTGCGCCTTGTCCATATCCTTCGTCCCTCCCATGGTCGCCAGCGGTTTGCTCTCCGATGTGATCGGGCAGGGTTTTCTCCGCCGGAGCTCTCGCGATTGACGGTGCCTTTTGCTTTTTCGAGTCTCACTTCACCTCGCGAAGCGCGATGGCCGAAATAGACCACGCCGCGtgcctcgtcgccgctgagCTTGCGGCGCGGGCCGCCGGCGAAGAGATCAAGGCGGCGtgggacgccgagcgcgatgtTGAGTATAAGGGCACCGTCGATCTGGTGACCGCGACGGATAAGAAATGCGAGGACCTCATCTTCGACATGCTCCAGAGCAAGTTcccgacgcacgcgttcGTCGGGGAGGAATctgtcgcggcggcggacggcaaGCTCCCAGAGATCGGCGATGAACCCACGTGGTTCGTTGATcccctcgacggcaccacGAACTTCGTCCATGCGTTTCCCTTCTCGTGCGTCTCCATCGGGCTCGCGGTGAAAAAGAAGCCCGTGATCGGCGTGGTGTTCAATCCCATCTCGAACGAGTGCTTCACCGCGGTCGTGGGCAATGGCGCTAGGCTCAATGGCAAGCCGATATCGGTCAGCAAGGTATCGGATCTCGGCAAAGCGCTGATCGGCACGGAGATCGGCGTCAGCagggacgccgccaccgtcgacgccatcatGGGCAGGGTGAGGGCCTGCGTGGAGAACGCTCGGTCGCTCCGATGCTCGGGCTCGTGCGCGATGAACATGGTGGGCGTCGCCATGGGACGACTGGACGGGTTCTACGAGATCGGGTTCGGCGGTCCGTGGGACtgcgtgggcgcggcggtgatcgTGACCGAGGCGGGCGGAGTGGTGTGCGATCCCAGCGGGAAGCCCTTCGAGCTGACCGCCAGGCGGGTGCTCTGCGGGAACCCGGacatcgcgccggcgctcacGAAGGTCCTGACCGCCATCCCGGACGGGCCGCTGGAGCCGCAAGCGCCTTGACTCTAGTATTAGAACGGCGCGTGAGCCGTAGACGCGTTGTGATTCATCTCGTATCGTCGAAAGTGCGACGGCGTGGGGCTAATCGCTTGCCAGTCTATGAGATCTTTCCGACCCTTCGCTTCACCGCGCAGACGCTCGACTGCAGAAACGTCTCCAAAAGGCCGGCGCACGTGTACACCCCGCCGAGTAGAGCGCACATTCCCAGGATCCAGTCCAGCAGTGGTTTTTTCACCTCCTTCAGCACGACGCTCATTGGGGACACGTCGTACGAGAACTTGATCATGGGTCCGTCCACGTGCTGGTCCGGGTCtccatccgcggcgagcggcgggttGAGCCGGAACCTGTTGCTGTTGAACGTGTACTCGTACAGCTGCACCGCCTGGCCCTCGAGGGGTTCGAACGTGCGAGAGACGATCTTGAGGTAGTGCTCGTGCACGGTGTTGGGTTCCTCGGAGTAGaacgtcgcctcgtcgccagccgcgaACCGGCCGCCCAGGTCCTTCGGGACTCTGTTCCAGACCCTTCGCAGGTTGCGGGGCACGTAGGAAGGACGCCCGGGGACGTGCTTGCCGAAGGAAAGGTGCTTGACCGTGTGCGTCATGTTGATGACGTCTGGGTTGAGGTTGTGTCCCATGGAGTGAGGAGTGACGTAGAATGCACCAGGCACGCGATTGACCCTGAAGCTGCCGTCGATGATGCAGCCGCTGGTTCTGATCTGCCCGCCCAAAGACTTCGCGGCTCtggccatctccgcggccTTCATCGcggccgccctcgcgttAGTTTCGCTGAATTCGTCGTCGTACGATGACTCAGCCTTTGCATCGGCGACTGACTGAACCTGGTCCAGAGCCTTGATCACGTACGCGGCTATGTCCTCGGCGGACCTCACGCCGTGATACGCCTCAAACTGGAGCTGCGGCGgctccacgagcgcgaggtcctTGCTGGCGGCTTCTTCGGATGCCGTAGACTTCTTCGCCGGCTTGACGAGATCCACGGGATGAAGCGAACCGGCGCGATACACTCGAAGGGTCGGGAACGCCTGCACGTGCTGCTCCTTGCACAGATCCTTGTTGCTTTCGATGGTGCAGTCGACGGTGGcgagtgcggcggcgagcctggCGCGCTTGCCCCTGCGCAGCTCGCTTCGCACCAGTTCTGCGGCGTGCTCGTATATGGGCGCAAGTCTCTGGCAGTGCGAGCACCACGGCGCGTGAAACTCGACGAGAAGAACCTTGTGCGCGCGAATCATCCGTTcgaacgtcgcgcccgtgacCTCGTAAGCGATCCTCCTGTTGCCATAGTGATCAAGGTCTGTGGTGTCGCCGTACTCTGGTTCGCGCTGTGATTCGCGACCCGCGGATGCGTGTTCCACGCCCAAGTACCTGGAAGCGCCCATGCTGTGTTTGTATATCGACTCTCCGCTG from Micromonas commoda chromosome 3, complete sequence encodes:
- a CDS encoding predicted protein; the protein is MAEIDHAACLVAAELAARAAGEEIKAAWDAERDVEYKGTVDLVTATDKKCEDLIFDMLQSKFPTHAFVGEESVAAADGKLPEIGDEPTWFVDPLDGTTNFVHAFPFSCVSIGLAVKKKPVIGVVFNPISNECFTAVVGNGARLNGKPISVSKVSDLGKALIGTEIGVSRDAATVDAIMGRVRACVENARSLRCSGSCAMNMVGVAMGRLDGFYEIGFGGPWDCVGAAVIVTEAGGVVCDPSGKPFELTARRVLCGNPDIAPALTKVLTAIPDGPLEPQAP
- a CDS encoding predicted protein, which encodes MPILLRRTSTGSGFTVGASGRDGVGGALKSVDLYAKMPRELAEGTYLGGVFSILLMFVFVSLFGMQLRALWTVGTRTDIAVDHSEDAKFQVNFKVELPALSCEWATVDVIDALGTRHFNISGESIYKHSMGASRYLGVEHASAGRESQREPEYGDTTDLDHYGNRRIAYEVTGATFERMIRAHKVLLVEFHAPWCSHCQRLAPIYEHAAELVRSELRRGKRARLAAALATVDCTIESNKDLCKEQHVQAFPTLRVYRAGSLHPVDLVQSVADAKAESSYDDEFSETNARAAAMKAAEMARAAKSLGGQIRTSGCIIDGSFRVNRVPGAFYVTPHSMGHNLNPDVINMTHTVKHLSFGKHVPGRPSYVPRNLRRVWNRVPKDLGGRFAAGDEATFYSEEPNTVHEHYLKIVSRTFEPLEGQAVQLYEYTFNSNRFRLNPPLAADGDPDQHVDGPMIKFSYDVSPMSVVLKEVKKPLLDWILGMCALLGGVYTCAGLLETFLQSSVCAVKRRVGKIS
- a CDS encoding predicted protein — translated: MATTGDAREAEPLLGGGDTGAPASWWPRGRVGALVAGAMLVLLGLCAGSAVGPMPTGLSRLGDDDAAPAPTYPAAEEPPLLDPLVSFNTPRCRQTRASLARVTNHDGDVVVIPELRAVYVDIVKAASESIRSALEDNFHASWSADLGQYKHPVTGRPQRSSTSYLTDDVLANYTFFTFVRDPNTRFRSSYEQAICRERCTLCTARGAGTMYTPTIAEITAFLQGRLMHFYGDIALRGERSDEITLQEAWVDEHFESQILRLSGATKDGTPVPLNFVGRVESFEHDWARLMDHLGVKEGDPRRVTPGHQEHACDIPERGKVVQRQRASPVTTLEKVAVAALYHDDFECLGIMASWKDGLEGLRERNVTELACVMMSSQKPPYSAEVLEEARKSARKVEGGFASRSKHAKEYAAKVAAKKGDLVKKIVKVMPEGVQKEHYQEAIATAAMIDKAAAEAEAQAKTEVKPEVKVEVKPEVKVEVKPEVETEAKPMDVDPPSQQPSSQGTILRQPSDTAAAMAQVEKEPLIKTILRRVLERHEIKYHLSTLELDAKRKYSAKAASAVSHAMKKYNEHVEARNAKLPPAQRKPGLGEAALVEHITSQAHKMLLAKLKEAAEPKKEEPPAAPKPGDASFVPAARPPGMEGKSFDDLVQYWKRLGELRVAYLPRVRQTLPMLQKYSRGVGQVAANAENFAKMTEHTLIPLLSQTADEPMMTAKFTMDELAALEGHVKKLVALAGGRGVNEVPAPAPAAPKPAPADEATAGDTKRKRDGEEEEDGEGGDRKRAKTEDAPEPEPEPEPMPAPRAPSAFTGLTSCAPDHAHAQPAPPMPSALEGTSEKRPPGKSVGCPVAAEEGELVAAAVYSSDDVSYWAPDGELLRRALEGEVIAGTTKSAAMFKAFEELKEVFSSA
- a CDS encoding predicted protein, with amino-acid sequence MPEAGGNLSAVRGEDQFGRTLWEKGKNGALVVVKYGAAWCKHCPMMLPEFGAAARRHPEAHFVLADVDTLPETGKDIRFTPTFSFYRSGVKLDEITRTSPQQLRDHVWMHAPDKPYVPDDA